The nucleotide window AGTCAGACAACATTGCCGCAGCAAGGAAGAGAGCATGGGAGTTCTTAACTTTTTCGCCATCTTGTGTACAGGCGTTTCATTATTTGCCGGTGTGTTGGTATTGGCGTCTTGCGTTTTGTCTGCCCGAATCAGCCAGGCAGAAAACACCGCCACATCACGTGATGCCCTGGCCCATCCCCCGGTCTATTCTCCGGCATTTCGCCAACCTGATAAAACCTTTGTAAGTAAACCATCCTAGCAGGCCGAGCGGGGCCTGAAGCCCCTGGTAACTGTATTTGGTAATTCATAATGCGTATTCCGTATTCCGTGGGGCGCAAGCCCTGGAAAATGCCAACGGTATACGGACTACGGCTACCGGGTTGGTTTGCCGCGCCTGATACCCCTCTGGAAATGACCACGCTATAATCAGCCGCATGTGGTCTAACCGCCAACAACTGATTACCCGCTATACCCCTGGCCTGGTGGCCGGGCTTTTTGTCGGCCGTCTGCTGAGTGAAGGAACGGCCGTTTACTGGCGTTTGTCAGGCGCTGTCGGTTGGGCCTGCATGGTGACGGCCGTCACCATGCTTTTCTTCACCTGGTGGCTGCGCCGTTACCCGTTTGCCCAAACCTGGCCCTTGCTTCTGCTGTCTGGCTACCTGGTTTACCCCTTTCCTTCATTGGCGGCGGCCATTACCGCGATTACGGCCGTCGCCCTGGTCTGGCTGTGGGCACGGCCGTTAGCCATTCCTTTTCTGTCCACCGGGCGCGGGCAAACGGCCGTGCTGCTCACTGTCGGCCTCGGCTTTTTGCTGCTGTACAGCCGCACTCTGTCGCCCGACCTGCTGCCGGCCGACAACGGCGAATTTCAGCTAACCGCCGCCACGTTGGGCGTGGCCCATCCGCCTGGCTTCCCCCTGTACACCCTGCTGGCCCACCTGATGACCCGTCTGCCCTGGGGGGCCACGCCCGCTTACCGGGTGAATTTGCTTTCGGTTTTCACCAGTACGGCGGCGCTGCTGCTGGTGTGGACGGCCGTTCACCACCTGACGCGCAGCAAATGGGCGGCGCTGACGGCCGTACTTGCTCTGGGCACAGCCACCACGTTTTGGGCGCAGGCCACCACCGCCAACATCCGCAGCCTGACAGCCCTGTTTGCCGTCCTGGCCTTTTATGCGCTGCTGCGCTGGCAAACGGCCGTTAAAACCCAACCCAATCCCACAGCCGACCGTTGGCTGATTCTCTTTGCCCTGGCCCTGGGCTTTGGCCTGACCCATCACCTCTCCCTGGCCTTCATCAGCCTGATTTGCCTCACCTTCATCCCCATCGTGGACCCCGGTCTGCTGCGGACGCCGCGCCGCTGGCTGCGCCCCGTCCTGGCCGGGTTGTTGGGGCTGCTGCCGCTGCTCTACTTCCCGCTGCGCGCCAACTCCGGCGCGCCCGGCGCTGCGCCCAATCTGGCGACGCTGCCCGGCCTGGCTGCCCACGCGCTGGGGCTGGGCTTCAGCGGTGACTTTTTTGCCTACATCGCGCCGGGCATTTTGTGGGAGCGGCTGCGGGTGATGGGCAACGTGCTGACGTTTCAAATGTCGCCCTGGCTGCTGGCGGGCGCAGGGCTGGGGCTGACTCTGCTAATCTGGCGCAATCGGCCGTTGGCCTGGCTGCTGGGCGGTTCATTCGCCTTCCATCTGTTCATCACCGCCACTTACCGCGCCCCACAGACGGTCGAATACATGCTGCCCGCCTACGTGCCGCTGGCCCTTTGCCTGGGGCTTGCTGTCGGGTGGTTGGTTGATCCACAGATTTCCCAGATAGAAAAATCTGTGAAATCTGTGCACAACATCCTCGCCATTCTCGCGGTGGGGGTGTTGTTGACGGCCGTCTGGCAAACCATCCGCCATTACCCCAGCTACCAGATACTCCACCACACCACCTACGTCCGCGACGCGATGGAGCCGCTGCTGCAAAACGCGCCACCGGGCAGCATCATCCTGGCCGACTGGCACTGGGCGACGCCGCTGTGGTATTTGCAGGCGGTGGAAGGCCAGCGCCCGGACGTCACCGTAGAATTTGTCTATCCACGCACGGCCGATTATGGAGCCGATTGGGCCGGGCGGATTGCCGCCGAATGGGGCAGCGGCCGGGCGGTCATCGCCACCCATTACGACGAGATCGCTTATGCCAATCTGCCCACGCCGGAACCCAGCGGCAACGCCTTTTTGTTCCGCCACGAAGCCCGGCTGGAGCTGCCGCCAGAGTTCATGCCCCTGGACCTGGCTTTGGGTGACGCTGTTCAGATTGCCGGTTACGTCATCAACCACACGGCCGTCACCGTTGGGCAAGAGGCCATTCTCACCCTGGCCTGGCAGGCCACCGCCAACTTCCAACCACCTATTTCCCTGTTTGCCCACCTGGTAGGGTCAGACGGCCGTCTGTATGCCCAACAGGACGTAACGGTCACGCCGCAGCCAATCGGCCTCAGCCTGACCCAATTTCGCCTGACGCCGCGCCCCGGCGCGCAGCCGGGCGATTACGCCCTGTTGATTGGCGCCTATGGCGCGGAACCGTTGTTGACGGCCGTTGGCGACGCCCGCACGCCCATCGCTACGCTGCCGGTAACGGCCGTGCCGCGCCCACCCTTCAGCCAAAATCCAGTTCGCCACCCTCTGGCGAACGGGTCGCGCGTGTTGGTTGGCTACGATTGGGACAATACGCTGCCCGGCCAACCGCGCCTCTACCTGCATTGGCAGACAGAGGTGGGTTTTGTCAGCGAAACGGCCGTGTCCGGCGACAGCCTGCCCGATTTGTATGGCGCGTGGGGAATTTTGCGGCGCGGTTGGCTGCCTCCCGCCAATGCCGCGCAGCATTACGTGCCGTTGGGCCAGGGCATTGTCTGGACGGGAGGGCTGCTGCCGGCCGGTCCCTTTGCCGCCGGCGCGCCGCTGACGCTGCGGCAGGCGTTTGCCGCCAGCACGCCGGTCACCGCCGATTTGGTGGCGTCGGTGCGGTTGATTGGTTATGAGGCGGATGGCTTCTATTGGGCCTGGTGGGACCTGAGTGATGGCGTTCCGGCGCTGGGAGCCATCCCAACGTTGAAGTGGATTGCCGGTTCGCAGGTGAACGACCCGCACTTTGTCAGGGTAGACCTGGCGGCCGGCGACGGCCAGACCATCGGCGCGACAGTGCGCTTGTATGACGCCTTTACCGGCCGTCCTGTGCCCATTTTAGATGAGCGCATTACCGGCGAATTGCAGCTTCCCTGGATTCCGCTGGGGCAGACCCGCGTGCCGCCAGATTGACGCGCTGCCGGTTATAGTCATGTGAAGGCACTTCTTCGTACCAATGCGATTGATCACTTCTAACGGGTATTTCTGATTGTCGTTGACAGCTTTATTGACACGCTCCCTCTTCACTGTTACAAAAGAATATATGGACTACACTGTTTTGGTTGTTGAAGACGATACAACGCTCCTGGAAACGTTGGAATATAATCTTATCCACCAGGGCTATGGGGTGTTGACGGCCGAAAACGGCCGTGACGCCCTGGCCCTTGCCCGCGCTAACCAACCCGACCTTATCATTCTGGATGTGATGCTGCCTGGTATTGACGGCTTTGAAGTATGCCGCATCTTACGCAAAGAACTCAGTATACCCGTTATTATGTTAACCGCTCGCAGCGAAGAAGTGGATAAAATCGTTGGTTTAGAAATGGGGGCCGACGACTACCTGACCAAACCCTTCAGTATGCGGGAATTGTTAGCACGGGTGAAGGCGCTGCTGCGGCGGGTAAAGCTGATCCGTGAAGAGATGGCCGCCGAGCAGGAAGCGGTAGAAGAACAAGCAGCGCCCCCTGGTATTGCCACGCTGACTTATGGCAACCTGGCGATTGACCAAAACCGGCGCGAAGTACGTCTGGACGAAAAGGCCATTCGTCTGAAGCCCAAAGAATTCGATCTGCTGCTCTTTCTGGCGCGTCATCAGGGCATGGCGCTGTCGCGGGATTTGCTTTTGGAGCGGGTTTGGGGCTGGTCTTATGACGGCAACAGCCGCACGGTGGATGTACACGTGCGTTGGCTGCGCGAGAAAATTGAGCCAGACCCGGCCAATGCCAGCCGCATTGTGACAGTGCGCGGCATTGGCTATCGCTTCGACGGCTGACAGGTCGGGAACCTTCGTTATGTTTTCACAACTGCGCTGGCGGCTTGCCATTCCCTATGCCATTCTGGTCTTGTTGGTGTCATTGGGGATGGCTTTTTTTGCCAGCCGGCCGGCGTGCAGCGATGATCTGGCCTGCCCATACAGGATATTGTGGCTGGGGGCGGCGGTGATGCTGATAACGGCCGTTTCCCTCTCCATCCTGCTGGCAGCGCGTATCACCCGCCCCATCAAGGACCTTACTGTTACCACGCAGCGCATCCTGGCCGGCGACCGACGCGCGCGCATTATGCACTACGGCCGTGGCGAAACCGACGACTTTATCCACCTCTATAATCAGCTCATAGACGCTGGCAGCCAGCTCATCAATGAACTAACCGAAGAGCGCGACCAGTTGGCCTCGGTGTTGGCCTACATGGCCGATGGCGTGATCATTGCCGATACCTACGGCTACGTGCGCCAGGTAAACCCGGCGGCCATGCGCCTGCTGAGTACCACCGAAAAAAAGGCGCTGGGCCGCCCCATCGCCGAGACCCTGCGCCACCATCAACTCATTGGCTTGTGGCAGCAGTGCCAGAAAGAAAACCAGGAGCAAATCGCCGCCGTAGAAGTGGGGCGCGATCTGTTCTTGCAGGCTGTGGTGACGCCCATCATGCGCCGGGGGTCGTTGGTGTATCTGGTGATTTTGCAGGACCTCACCACTATCCGGCGGCTGGAAACGATCCGGCGTGATTTTATCAGCAACCTGTCGCATGAACTGCGCACGCCGCTGGCCTCTTTACGGGCGGTGGTGGAAACATTGCAAGACGGCGCGCTGGACGATCCCCCGGCGGCCACGCGCTTTTTAGGCCGGGCCGAGCACGAGGTGGAAACGCTGACGCAGATGGTCGAAGAGCTGCTGGAGTTGTCGCGCATTGAGTCGGGCCGTGTGCCGCTGCGGTTAGCGCCAACGGCCGTTTCCGACCTGATCCAACGCCCCCTGGAACGGTTCCGCCAGCGCGCGGAACGCGAGCATATTGCCCTGGTTGTCAATGTGCCCGATGATTTGCCCTACGTTTTGGCCGACGCCGACCGGGTGCAGCAGGTGGTTAATAACCTGGTCCATAATGCCCTGAAATTTACGCCGCGTGGTCAGATAACCGTTGCCGCGTTTGTAGACAAAGATGCGCCCAGAAGCATTGGTTCGATGCTCGCCAACCTGCCGCCGTCGGTGGTGATTGCCGTGTCGGATACCGGTGCGGGTATTGCGGCCGAAGATCTGCCGCGAATTTTTGAGCGGTTTTACAAATCGGACCGGGCGCGGACGCGCGGGCAGGGTGGCACAGGGTTAGGGTTAGCCATTGCCCGGCATATTGTTCAGGCGCACAACGGCCGTATCTGGGCCGAAAGCAAAGAAGGCAAAGGCAGCACGTTTTATTTCACCCTACGCTCCAGTTAACCCCGTCAATCCTTTGATAAGTTCACGACCAATCGTCAATCGCCTTAACTCCCCGTTAACAACACCTTATTCAACCGTTAACCCAATGTAATAGCGCGTTAAATGGCTTGTGTTATGCTGGATTGATGCTGCGCGCTGTTTTTGAGCATCAACTGGAGCAATTACAGGAACAATTGCTCATCATGAGCAGCCAGGTGGAGGACAACCTGGTGACTTCTACGTCTGCCTTGCAGCAGTGTGATCATGCCTTCTCTGAAGCGTTGATCGCCGCCGACGCGCAGATAAATGCCGCCTACATTCACATTGAGGAAGTCTGTCTGGCGCTTATTGCCACGCAGCAGCCCAGAGCGCGCGATTTGCGGTTTATTACGGCCGTCATGGCCATCGCCGGCGAACTGGAACGCATCAACGACTACGCCAAAGGGGTGGCCAAGATTAACTTGCAGTTAGGCCACCAGCCGCGACCAACGGCCGTGTCTGACCTCTGCGTCATGGCTGAAAAGGCCCGCCACATGCTTACCCAAAGTATGAACGCATTTCTGGCGCGAGACGCCAGCCTGGCTTACGTCATCTACGCCGCCGACGCCGAGATTGACGCCCTCTACAGCCAGATTCAGCAGGACCTGCTGGCGGTGATGCTGTCCGACTTCCACCAGACACCCCAGGCCAACAAGCTGATGTGGGCCGCCCACAACCTGGAACGCGCCGGCGACCGCGTTGGCAACATTTGCGAACGCGTGATTTATCTGGTTACGGGAGAGCTGGTTGAACTGCCAACGGCCGTTATCAACCTGTCTACCCCTGCCGCCCCGTGATGTAAGATTCCGTTAGCTCCTGGCGCGGATGGGTAAACAGCTCCGTCGTCTCGTTAAACTCCACCAACCGCCCCAACCAGAAAAAGCCGGTCCAATCCGAAGCCCGCGCCGCCTGCTGCATGTTGTGCGTCACAATGATGATGGTGTAATCCTGCGATAACCGGCGCATCAGATCTTCGATGTGCAGCGTCGCCACCGGGTCTAGCGCTGAACACGGCTCGTCCATCAGAATAACCTCTGGGCGCACGGCAATGGTACGGGCGATGCACATACGCTGCTGCTGCCCTGGGTTCAGTTCCATCGCCGGTTTGTCTAACTTGTCTTTCACCTCGTCCCACAGCGCCGCGCTTTGCAAACTTTCGGTCACGATCTGTTCCAGGTCGTTGCTTTTGGTCAGGCCCAGCACGCGCGGGCCAAATGCGACATTGTTGAAGATGCTCTGGGGGAACGGATTCGGCCGTTGGAACACCATGCCTACCCGATGCCGCAAATCGGCCACATCCACGTCGGCGTCGTAGATGTTTTTGCCGTCCATCAGCACCTCGCCTTCGGCGCGGGCAACACTGATGGTATCGTTCATGCGGTTTAGCGCCCGCAAAAAAGTAGACTTGCCGCAGCCCGAAGGCCCGATGAGCGCTGTGATCTGATTGGCGCGAATGGGCAGGTTCAGATCAATTAACGCTTGAAATGAACCGTAGTAGAAATTAAAATTGCGGACCTCGATTTTGTTTTCCATAAAAGCCTTATTATGAAACCGAAGGGACACGGCGGATTTTATCGGTTCAACCTCCGTGCGCTCCGCGTCGCCATGGTGAAATTTGTGGCCCCGACCATGCCGGAAAATTTGTAGAAGTTAGCCGAATCGGCCGGTGACGTAATCTTCCGTTCGCCTGTCTTGCGGGTGGATAAAAATCTGCTGCTGCGAGCCAATCTCCACCACATTGCCATCCAACAAAAAGGCGGCTCTGTCGGCCACCCGCGAGGCTTGCTGCACGCTGTGCGGCACCATGATGATGGTGTACTGCTCCTTCAACTCGAACAATGATTTTTCGACCATTGCCGTGGAGATGGGGTCCAGGCCCGATGTTGGGTTGTCTAGCAAGATGACTTCTGGTTCCAGCACCAGGCTGCGCGCCAGGCACATGCGCTGTTTTTGGCCGCCAGACAGGGCAAAGGCGGAATCTTGCAGCCGGTCTTTTACCTCGTCCCAGAGGGCGGCCTGGCGCAGGGAACGTTCCACGCGCTCGTTAATGGCGCGCCTGTCGCGCATTCCGGCCATGAGCAGGCCGTAGGCCAGGTTGTCGTAGATGGAACCGGGCAGGGGGGTGGGTACGGCAAAGACCATGCCAATGCGCCGACGTAGGCTGATTACGTCTAGGGCAGGGGCGAAGATGTCACGGCCGTTAAACAAAATTTCTCCCGTTCGCTGTGTATTATCCAGCAAGTCGGCCAGCCGGTTCAGCAAGCGCAGCAGGGTGGTCTTGCCGGCCCGCGATGGTCCGAACAGAACGAACAACTCGTTGGGCATAATATCCAATTGAACATCGCGCAGCGCTTCCGTCCCATCGGCATAGGTAAACGAGAGGTCGCGAATAGACAGTTTACTCTTCATACTTCCTCACCATTCCCGCCGACGGCGCATCACTGTGCGAATGATCGTCGCTACCATTGTGAACGACAGCACAATAAACAACAGAACCAGGGCCGTGCCGTATTGAATTTCCAGGGGCATACCAGGAACCTGCGTGGAGATAACATACAGGTGATATGGCAGGGCCATGGTCTGGCTAAAGACAGATTTGGGCAGTTCTGGCAGGTAAAAAGCGGCCACAGTGAAGAGGATGGGGGCGGTTTCACCGGCGGCGCGGCCCAATCCTAGAATAACGCCGGTGATGATGCCCGGCAGGGCGTGGGGTAATACCTGATGCCGGATGGTTTGCCAACGCGACGCGCCCAGGCTGAGGCTGACGACGCGAAACTCTTGCGGCACGGCCAGAATCGCTTCTTCGGCCGTGCTGATGACCACCGGCAGAGTCATCAGCCCCAGGGTCAGCGCCCCGGCCAGGATGGATGTGCCAAAATTGAGAAAGAGGACAAACATGCCCAGGCCAAACAAGCCGTAAACGATGGAGGGGATACCGGCCAGGTTGACGATGGCCAGGCGGATGGCGCGGGTGGCGCGATTGTCGCCAGCGTATTCGGCCAGGTAGATGGCGGCGCCAATAGCCAGGGGGATGGCGGCGATTGCTGTGCCAAAGGTGAGGATGATGGTCCCCAATAGGGCGGGGAAGATGCCGCCTTCGGTCATGCCATTGCGCGGCGGCTGCGAGAGAAATTCCCAATTGACCGTGCCAATCCCTTTGGCGACGACGTAGACGACCACCAGGATGATGGGCAGGATGACGATAACGGCAACGGCCGTAATCAATCTTGCCGCCAATTTCTGTGTTTGCTGCCGGGTCATATTTGTCCTCCCCGCCGTCGCGCCCCACCGCCGATGAAGCGCGTCGCCAGTGAATTCACCAGGAAAGTGATGACAAACAACACGATACCAATGGCAAACAATACCGAGTAATGCAAACTACCTTGGGCCACTTCGCCCATTTCGGCGGCGATGGTGGCTGTCATGGTGCGCACCGGTTGGAAAAAAGCGCCCAGGCCAAACGCCGGGATGTTGGCCGCGTTGCCTGTCACTAACATTACTGCCATGGTCTCGCCGATGGCCCGGCCGATGCCCAACATAACGGCAATGACAATGCCAGACCGCGCGGCCGGTAGAACGACGCGCCAGATGGTCTGCCACTGCGTTGCACCCAGGGCCAGTGCGCCGTCGCGGTACTCTTTAGGCACAGCGTACAGCGCGTCTTCGGTGATGCTGATGATGGTGGGCAGGGACATGTAGGCCAGGATGATGGCTCCGGTGAAGGCTGTCAGGCCGGTGGCCGCCCCGGCGCGTTGGATGAGGGGGGCCAGGGCCACCCACCCCAGAAAACCGAGGACGATGGAAGGGATGCCGGCCAGCACTTCGATGATCGGTTTCAGCAGTTCGCGCTGCCAGAGTGGAGCAAATTCGCCCAGGTAAACGGCCGTTGTTAATCCCAACGGCACGGCAATCACCACCGCGCCCACCGTCACCAGCAGCGAACCGACGATCAGCGGGACCAGGCCATACATGCCCTCGATAGGATACCAGCGCGTACTTAGCAACTCAGACAGCGGAACCTGGAGGAAGGCGGGTGCGCCTTCCTTCAGCAAAAACAGGAAAATCAGGGTAATGATCACCACGGCCGAAATGCCCGACAGGCGAATCAGGGCCTCGATGATCATTTCGCGCCAGTTGCGCCGCGCAGTGGGCGCGTCGTCGAATGGCGACTTTTCCCAAGTGGGCGTCACCTCTTCAAGCGTAGACATAAGCTTAATCTCCAGAAGCCGGCCTGGGTTTGCGCCCAGTTGAACTGATACGGATTGTTATTCAGATACCAGAGGCACAAAGCCAAGTTGGGCGACGATGGTTTGTCCTTCGGCGCTCAGAATCCAGTTTAGATAATTGATGACAACACTGCTGGGATTGGCCGTGATGTACATGAACAGGTCGCGAGAGAGGGGGTATTCGCCAGAAGCGGCCGTGGCCACAGATGGCAGTACGAAAGGGTTGGCGCTGTCTTTGGCGACGGCGATCATTTTTTCATGCGCCACATCTACGTAACCCAGGCCATCGTAGCCAATGGCGTTGGGATTGCGCCGGATTTCGCTGGTAATGCCCACCGACGAAGGCATGAGCAGCGTTTGCGGCGCAAAAATGTCCGTATTTGTGCTATCGCCTTTGCGCACCACTTCCTCCAGGAAGTAGACGTGTGTGCCGGAGTTGGTCTCCCGC belongs to Candidatus Leptovillus gracilis and includes:
- a CDS encoding DUF2723 domain-containing protein; its protein translation is MWSNRQQLITRYTPGLVAGLFVGRLLSEGTAVYWRLSGAVGWACMVTAVTMLFFTWWLRRYPFAQTWPLLLLSGYLVYPFPSLAAAITAITAVALVWLWARPLAIPFLSTGRGQTAVLLTVGLGFLLLYSRTLSPDLLPADNGEFQLTAATLGVAHPPGFPLYTLLAHLMTRLPWGATPAYRVNLLSVFTSTAALLLVWTAVHHLTRSKWAALTAVLALGTATTFWAQATTANIRSLTALFAVLAFYALLRWQTAVKTQPNPTADRWLILFALALGFGLTHHLSLAFISLICLTFIPIVDPGLLRTPRRWLRPVLAGLLGLLPLLYFPLRANSGAPGAAPNLATLPGLAAHALGLGFSGDFFAYIAPGILWERLRVMGNVLTFQMSPWLLAGAGLGLTLLIWRNRPLAWLLGGSFAFHLFITATYRAPQTVEYMLPAYVPLALCLGLAVGWLVDPQISQIEKSVKSVHNILAILAVGVLLTAVWQTIRHYPSYQILHHTTYVRDAMEPLLQNAPPGSIILADWHWATPLWYLQAVEGQRPDVTVEFVYPRTADYGADWAGRIAAEWGSGRAVIATHYDEIAYANLPTPEPSGNAFLFRHEARLELPPEFMPLDLALGDAVQIAGYVINHTAVTVGQEAILTLAWQATANFQPPISLFAHLVGSDGRLYAQQDVTVTPQPIGLSLTQFRLTPRPGAQPGDYALLIGAYGAEPLLTAVGDARTPIATLPVTAVPRPPFSQNPVRHPLANGSRVLVGYDWDNTLPGQPRLYLHWQTEVGFVSETAVSGDSLPDLYGAWGILRRGWLPPANAAQHYVPLGQGIVWTGGLLPAGPFAAGAPLTLRQAFAASTPVTADLVASVRLIGYEADGFYWAWWDLSDGVPALGAIPTLKWIAGSQVNDPHFVRVDLAAGDGQTIGATVRLYDAFTGRPVPILDERITGELQLPWIPLGQTRVPPD
- a CDS encoding response regulator transcription factor — encoded protein: MDYTVLVVEDDTTLLETLEYNLIHQGYGVLTAENGRDALALARANQPDLIILDVMLPGIDGFEVCRILRKELSIPVIMLTARSEEVDKIVGLEMGADDYLTKPFSMRELLARVKALLRRVKLIREEMAAEQEAVEEQAAPPGIATLTYGNLAIDQNRREVRLDEKAIRLKPKEFDLLLFLARHQGMALSRDLLLERVWGWSYDGNSRTVDVHVRWLREKIEPDPANASRIVTVRGIGYRFDG
- a CDS encoding PAS domain S-box protein, which produces MFSQLRWRLAIPYAILVLLVSLGMAFFASRPACSDDLACPYRILWLGAAVMLITAVSLSILLAARITRPIKDLTVTTQRILAGDRRARIMHYGRGETDDFIHLYNQLIDAGSQLINELTEERDQLASVLAYMADGVIIADTYGYVRQVNPAAMRLLSTTEKKALGRPIAETLRHHQLIGLWQQCQKENQEQIAAVEVGRDLFLQAVVTPIMRRGSLVYLVILQDLTTIRRLETIRRDFISNLSHELRTPLASLRAVVETLQDGALDDPPAATRFLGRAEHEVETLTQMVEELLELSRIESGRVPLRLAPTAVSDLIQRPLERFRQRAEREHIALVVNVPDDLPYVLADADRVQQVVNNLVHNALKFTPRGQITVAAFVDKDAPRSIGSMLANLPPSVVIAVSDTGAGIAAEDLPRIFERFYKSDRARTRGQGGTGLGLAIARHIVQAHNGRIWAESKEGKGSTFYFTLRSS
- the phoU gene encoding phosphate signaling complex protein PhoU yields the protein MLRAVFEHQLEQLQEQLLIMSSQVEDNLVTSTSALQQCDHAFSEALIAADAQINAAYIHIEEVCLALIATQQPRARDLRFITAVMAIAGELERINDYAKGVAKINLQLGHQPRPTAVSDLCVMAEKARHMLTQSMNAFLARDASLAYVIYAADAEIDALYSQIQQDLLAVMLSDFHQTPQANKLMWAAHNLERAGDRVGNICERVIYLVTGELVELPTAVINLSTPAAP
- the pstB gene encoding phosphate ABC transporter ATP-binding protein, with amino-acid sequence MENKIEVRNFNFYYGSFQALIDLNLPIRANQITALIGPSGCGKSTFLRALNRMNDTISVARAEGEVLMDGKNIYDADVDVADLRHRVGMVFQRPNPFPQSIFNNVAFGPRVLGLTKSNDLEQIVTESLQSAALWDEVKDKLDKPAMELNPGQQQRMCIARTIAVRPEVILMDEPCSALDPVATLHIEDLMRRLSQDYTIIIVTHNMQQAARASDWTGFFWLGRLVEFNETTELFTHPRQELTESYITGRQG
- a CDS encoding phosphate ABC transporter ATP-binding protein — encoded protein: MKSKLSIRDLSFTYADGTEALRDVQLDIMPNELFVLFGPSRAGKTTLLRLLNRLADLLDNTQRTGEILFNGRDIFAPALDVISLRRRIGMVFAVPTPLPGSIYDNLAYGLLMAGMRDRRAINERVERSLRQAALWDEVKDRLQDSAFALSGGQKQRMCLARSLVLEPEVILLDNPTSGLDPISTAMVEKSLFELKEQYTIIMVPHSVQQASRVADRAAFLLDGNVVEIGSQQQIFIHPQDRRTEDYVTGRFG
- the pstA gene encoding phosphate ABC transporter permease PstA, giving the protein MTRQQTQKLAARLITAVAVIVILPIILVVVYVVAKGIGTVNWEFLSQPPRNGMTEGGIFPALLGTIILTFGTAIAAIPLAIGAAIYLAEYAGDNRATRAIRLAIVNLAGIPSIVYGLFGLGMFVLFLNFGTSILAGALTLGLMTLPVVISTAEEAILAVPQEFRVVSLSLGASRWQTIRHQVLPHALPGIITGVILGLGRAAGETAPILFTVAAFYLPELPKSVFSQTMALPYHLYVISTQVPGMPLEIQYGTALVLLFIVLSFTMVATIIRTVMRRRREW
- the pstC gene encoding phosphate ABC transporter permease subunit PstC, whose protein sequence is MSTLEEVTPTWEKSPFDDAPTARRNWREMIIEALIRLSGISAVVIITLIFLFLLKEGAPAFLQVPLSELLSTRWYPIEGMYGLVPLIVGSLLVTVGAVVIAVPLGLTTAVYLGEFAPLWQRELLKPIIEVLAGIPSIVLGFLGWVALAPLIQRAGAATGLTAFTGAIILAYMSLPTIISITEDALYAVPKEYRDGALALGATQWQTIWRVVLPAARSGIVIAVMLGIGRAIGETMAVMLVTGNAANIPAFGLGAFFQPVRTMTATIAAEMGEVAQGSLHYSVLFAIGIVLFVITFLVNSLATRFIGGGARRRGGQI